A region of the Streptomyces durocortorensis genome:
TGAGCGCCCCGCCGTCCGACGGGATGTTCTCGATGCCCTTCACCTCGACCCGGAAGTACTTGTCCGCCAGCGGCCGCAGCAGCGACATCAGGACCTGGTCGGTGAGCTCCTTGTCGTAGCCGAACTCATCGACGTCGTAATCCCCGGTGACCCGCCGCCGCAGAAACGCCAGCCCGCCCGCGATCCGCCGCTCCCAGCCCCCGTCCTCCCCGCCCTCCGGAGGCAGCTCGCCGCCCTCCGGGGCCGGGGAGAGGTCCGGGACCTCCGCCCCCGGCAGGGCGCTCACCGGAGCCGCGGCACCCTCGCCGCGGCCACTGCCACCGGGGCCGCCCGCCCCGGTCCTGCGCCGCGCCGGACGCGACGCGCTCCCGGACCGCGAACGGTCGTCGTCGAACGGAATGACCTTGGCGTCCGCCATCGTCGGTGCGCTCCTCTACCTGGCGCCGTGAGTCGTCTGTACCGAACCGGCCCCGCGCTCCCGCGGTCCGGCACCCCCCAGGACCGGCAGCGCCGCCAGCCGGTCCACCGCCCTGCCCGCCTTCTCCGGCGGCAGCAGACCGGGCCCCCGGCTCCGCGCGAACTCCGCGAAGGTCTCGGCCGTGGTGAACTTCGGCCGGAAACCGAGGGTCTCGCGCATCTGCACGGTCGAAACCACCCTGCCGTGGGTGAGCAGCCGGATCTGCTCCGGCGAGAAGTCGGTCATGCCGATCGTCCGGAGCGCCGAGCCGACCCAGGTGACGGCGGGCAGCAGCACCGGCACGGTCGGCCGCCCCAGCCGCCGCGAGCACTGCGACAGCAGCAGCACCCCGTCCCCCGCGATGTTGAAGGTGCCACTGTTCAGCGTCCCGCGCCGGGGTTCGCTCGCGGCGATCCCCAGGACGTCGATCACATCGTCCTCGTGCACGAACTGAAGCCGCGGGTCATAGCCGAAAACCGTCGGCAGGACGGGCAGCGACAGATAGTCCGCGAGCGGCGAGTCCGGCTCGGGCCCCAGGATGTTCGCGAACCGCAGCACGCACACCGCCACGTCCGGCCGGCGGCGGGCGAAGCCCCGTACGTACCCCTCGACCTCCACCGCGTCCTTCGCGAAGCCGCCGCTCGGCAGCGACTTGGGCGGGGTGGTCTCGGTGAACACGGCGGGGTCGCGGGGCGCCGACCCGTACACGCTGGTACTGGACTTCACCACGAGCCGCTGGACCGTCGGGGACTTCTGGCAGGCGCCGAGCAACTGCATCGTCCCGATGACGTTGGTCTCCTTGATCGCCTGGCGGCCGCCCGCGCCGAGCGCCTTGCCGGAGACGTCCAGGTGGACGACCGTGTCGACGGAGTGTTCGGCCAGGACCCGCGCGATGGCCGACTGCCGGATGTCCGCGCGGACGAACTCCGCGTCGCCCAGCTGATGCGCGGGCGCGACCGCGTCGACGGCGATCACCCGGTCCACCCCGGGCTCGCGCTGGACGTGCCGGACGAAGCGGCCCCCCAGCTGCCGGGCCACTCCC
Encoded here:
- a CDS encoding NAD-dependent epimerase/dehydratase family protein, whose amino-acid sequence is MGKVVLVTGVARQLGGRFVRHVQREPGVDRVIAVDAVAPAHQLGDAEFVRADIRQSAIARVLAEHSVDTVVHLDVSGKALGAGGRQAIKETNVIGTMQLLGACQKSPTVQRLVVKSSTSVYGSAPRDPAVFTETTPPKSLPSGGFAKDAVEVEGYVRGFARRRPDVAVCVLRFANILGPEPDSPLADYLSLPVLPTVFGYDPRLQFVHEDDVIDVLGIAASEPRRGTLNSGTFNIAGDGVLLLSQCSRRLGRPTVPVLLPAVTWVGSALRTIGMTDFSPEQIRLLTHGRVVSTVQMRETLGFRPKFTTAETFAEFARSRGPGLLPPEKAGRAVDRLAALPVLGGAGPRERGAGSVQTTHGAR